Proteins encoded by one window of Gordonia jinghuaiqii:
- a CDS encoding acyl-CoA dehydrogenase family protein, producing the protein MSDTENIDIVRNATRELARKFDNNYWLDKDNKHEYPWEFVKVFAAGGWLGAMIPEEYGGIGLGLQEAAVMMHEIAASGAGMSGGSAIHFYVFPPAPIVRYGSEEMKKKYLPSLASGEMLMAFGITEPTAGVDTSRIKTKATKVDGGWVVNGQKVFITNAQNAQRILLLARTSPRDDAKPLAGMTLFCAEMDRSKLTIREIDKLGRAAIDTNELFIDNLFVADEDVVGEVGKGFYYIIDGLNPERICVAMEGIGLGRAGLEIGTEYAKNRVVFDRPIGKNQAVAHPLADSWIRLEAAERMAMHAARLFDEKQDCGREAAAAKYLGAEAGFDACDRAFSTLGGYAYAKEYHIERLWREVRLLRNAPFSQEMVRNYVSQQVLGLPRSY; encoded by the coding sequence GTGTCAGACACCGAGAACATCGACATCGTCCGTAATGCCACGCGTGAGCTGGCCCGGAAGTTCGACAACAACTACTGGCTGGACAAGGACAACAAGCACGAATATCCGTGGGAGTTCGTGAAGGTGTTCGCGGCCGGTGGCTGGCTGGGCGCGATGATCCCCGAGGAGTACGGCGGCATCGGCCTCGGCCTGCAGGAGGCGGCCGTGATGATGCATGAGATCGCGGCATCCGGGGCGGGCATGAGTGGCGGCTCGGCCATCCACTTCTACGTCTTCCCGCCCGCGCCGATCGTCCGGTACGGCTCGGAGGAGATGAAGAAGAAGTACCTGCCGAGCCTGGCTTCGGGGGAGATGCTCATGGCTTTCGGCATCACCGAACCGACCGCCGGTGTCGATACCTCCCGCATCAAGACGAAGGCCACGAAGGTCGACGGCGGTTGGGTGGTCAACGGCCAGAAGGTGTTCATCACCAACGCCCAGAACGCCCAGCGGATCCTCCTGCTCGCGCGCACGTCACCGCGTGATGACGCCAAGCCGCTGGCAGGCATGACCCTGTTCTGTGCCGAGATGGATCGGTCGAAACTCACGATCCGTGAGATCGACAAGCTCGGCCGCGCCGCCATCGACACCAACGAGCTGTTCATCGACAACCTGTTCGTGGCCGACGAAGACGTGGTGGGCGAGGTCGGCAAGGGCTTCTACTACATCATCGACGGGCTGAACCCGGAGCGGATCTGCGTCGCGATGGAGGGGATCGGGCTCGGGCGCGCGGGGCTGGAGATCGGCACCGAGTACGCGAAGAACCGGGTGGTGTTCGATCGCCCGATCGGCAAGAACCAGGCGGTGGCCCACCCCCTGGCCGATTCGTGGATCCGACTCGAGGCGGCCGAGCGGATGGCGATGCACGCTGCTCGTCTCTTCGACGAGAAGCAGGACTGCGGCCGGGAAGCCGCGGCCGCGAAGTACCTCGGCGCCGAGGCGGGATTCGACGCCTGCGACCGCGCGTTCTCGACCCTCGGCGGTTACGCCTACGCGAAGGAGTACCACATCGAGCGACTGTGGCGTGAGGTGCGACTGCTGCGTAACGCGCCGTTCTCCCAGGAGATGGTGCGCAACTACGTGTCCCAGCAGGTCCTCGGCCTGCCCCGCTCGTACTGA
- a CDS encoding CaiB/BaiF CoA transferase family protein, with amino-acid sequence MTGPLAGVRVLVLAGMGPVPYVSMLLADMGAHVVRVVRPPNRAARALSQTDALTDELDIVNRGVESVALDLKSSDGRDSVMRLASTADAFIEGYRPGVAERLGLGPEVLTERNERLVYVRLTGYGQHGPRSSDAGHDINYVAQSGALHAMARKGEAPRPPINLLGDYAGGGALGAFGLVCALVSAGRTGKGQVLDAAMVDGVAVLTAKLHGLRAAGIYSDDAGTNFLDSGAPFYDTYRCADGGHLAVGALEPDFYREFVTRLGVDLSDWPDQNDQSQWPRLRGLIADAIAKRPRAEWAQVYDGTDACATPVLTFDEAAADPHNRERGVYENVDGVLHPVPMPRFSRTPARAPSAPRVGTVDFDDVLSRWDIEN; translated from the coding sequence ATGACCGGACCGCTGGCGGGTGTCAGGGTGCTGGTGCTGGCAGGTATGGGACCGGTGCCGTACGTGTCGATGCTGTTGGCCGACATGGGTGCTCACGTCGTGAGGGTCGTGCGGCCGCCGAACCGGGCGGCGCGTGCGCTCAGCCAGACCGATGCGCTGACCGACGAGCTCGACATCGTGAACCGGGGTGTCGAGTCGGTGGCCCTGGACCTCAAGAGTTCGGACGGACGCGACAGCGTGATGCGTCTTGCCTCGACCGCCGATGCCTTCATCGAAGGCTATCGACCCGGGGTCGCCGAGCGACTCGGATTGGGCCCCGAGGTCCTGACCGAGCGAAATGAGCGGCTGGTGTACGTCCGGTTGACCGGCTACGGCCAGCACGGCCCGCGGTCCTCGGACGCCGGGCACGACATCAATTATGTCGCCCAGTCGGGGGCGCTGCACGCGATGGCCCGCAAGGGCGAGGCACCCCGGCCGCCCATCAACCTGCTCGGCGACTATGCGGGCGGCGGCGCGCTGGGAGCGTTCGGTCTGGTCTGCGCACTCGTTTCGGCAGGGCGCACGGGCAAGGGGCAGGTGCTCGACGCCGCGATGGTCGACGGTGTGGCCGTCTTGACCGCGAAGCTCCACGGGCTGCGCGCCGCCGGAATCTATTCAGACGACGCCGGAACCAACTTCCTGGATTCGGGCGCGCCGTTCTATGACACCTACCGTTGTGCCGACGGGGGTCATCTCGCGGTCGGGGCACTGGAACCGGACTTCTACCGCGAGTTCGTGACACGCCTCGGCGTCGACCTCTCCGACTGGCCGGATCAGAACGACCAGTCGCAGTGGCCGCGCCTCCGCGGTCTCATCGCCGATGCGATCGCGAAACGCCCCCGCGCGGAATGGGCGCAGGTCTACGACGGGACCGACGCGTGCGCCACGCCCGTCCTGACCTTCGACGAGGCGGCCGCCGATCCGCACAACCGAGAGCGCGGCGTGTACGAGAACGTCGACGGTGTGCTGCATCCGGTCCCGATGCCGCGATTCAGCAGGACGCCGGCGCGCGCACCGAGTGCTCCCCGGGTCGGGACCGTCGACTTCGACGATGTGCTGAGCCGCTGGGACATCGAGAACTGA
- a CDS encoding enoyl-CoA hydratase/isomerase family protein, with product MGTSYEDFTALKIDRPETGIVRIMFDGPNLNAVGPETHRELADIWPVIGLDESVRAVVIRGAGEKAFSAGGSFDLIESMIGDHSQRTRIMREARDLVRNIIEVPQPIISAINGPAAGAGLVAALLADISVAGRRTKIVDGHVRLGVAAGDHAAICWPLLTSMAKAKYHLLTNEVLTGEEAERIGMVSLCVDDDQVQDRAMEIARKLAAGSRSGIQGSKMALNGWYRQAMPIFDASLGLEFYGFGGPDVVEGVASHREKREPEFP from the coding sequence ATGGGGACCAGTTACGAGGACTTCACGGCGCTGAAGATCGATCGTCCTGAGACGGGGATTGTCCGCATCATGTTCGACGGGCCGAACCTGAATGCGGTCGGGCCGGAGACGCACCGTGAGTTGGCCGACATCTGGCCGGTCATCGGGCTCGACGAGTCGGTCCGAGCCGTCGTGATCCGCGGTGCGGGGGAGAAGGCGTTCTCGGCAGGTGGGAGCTTCGATCTCATCGAGTCGATGATCGGTGACCACAGCCAGCGGACCCGGATCATGCGCGAGGCAAGGGATCTCGTGCGCAACATCATCGAGGTTCCGCAACCGATCATCTCCGCCATCAACGGCCCCGCGGCAGGCGCTGGGCTGGTGGCGGCTCTGCTCGCCGACATCTCCGTGGCCGGACGACGCACCAAGATCGTGGACGGACACGTGCGATTGGGGGTTGCGGCAGGTGACCACGCGGCGATCTGCTGGCCACTGCTCACCAGCATGGCGAAGGCCAAGTACCACCTGCTCACCAACGAGGTGCTGACCGGCGAGGAAGCCGAGCGGATCGGGATGGTGTCGTTGTGCGTCGACGACGACCAGGTCCAGGACCGGGCGATGGAGATCGCCCGAAAGCTTGCTGCGGGTTCACGCTCGGGAATCCAGGGTTCGAAGATGGCCCTCAACGGCTGGTACCGGCAGGCCATGCCGATCTTCGACGCTTCCCTCGGCCTCGAGTTCTACGGATTCGGCGGCCCGGACGTCGTCGAAGGTGTTGCGTCGCACCGCGAGAAGCGAGAGCCGGAGTTCCCGTGA
- a CDS encoding CaiB/BaiF CoA transferase family protein — MNTRRDRGPLDGVTVVALEQAISAPLCTRHLADLGARVIKVEAPGSGDTTRSYDSVVGGMSAHFTWLNHGKESAALDLKSASDLATFGAMLDAADVFVSNLTPGALDRLGLGVAELARRPKLISVDISGYGQGGAFDHKRAYDLLIQSESGSCSITGTPGNPSKPGIPVADIATGLYAYSAVLAALYDRERTGNGGRIPIAMLDVAAEMMGFALNQVLHGAPEPVPVGMGSPMVAPYGAYTTADGRTAVLGTTSDREWRRLATMIGRPELADEPRYAHNDDRVEVRAELDGIVGAWCSSRTLEEIRSAADDAGIGNAQLNTVRDLADHPQLRDRGRWRDVGTPSGPVPALRPPALAQDWPVRNGSVPALGEHTDAIRDEFGAARISANVD, encoded by the coding sequence GTGAACACACGACGAGATCGAGGACCGCTCGACGGCGTCACAGTGGTGGCCCTCGAACAGGCCATCTCCGCGCCGCTGTGCACACGCCATCTGGCCGACCTCGGCGCGCGGGTGATCAAGGTCGAGGCGCCCGGTTCCGGCGACACCACGCGAAGCTACGACTCGGTGGTCGGCGGGATGTCGGCACACTTCACCTGGTTGAACCACGGAAAAGAGTCGGCCGCACTGGATCTCAAGTCCGCCTCGGACCTGGCCACGTTCGGCGCGATGCTCGACGCCGCGGATGTGTTCGTCAGCAACCTGACACCCGGTGCACTCGACCGGCTGGGGCTCGGCGTCGCCGAACTGGCACGCAGGCCGAAGCTGATCTCGGTGGACATCTCGGGATACGGGCAGGGCGGCGCCTTCGATCACAAACGCGCCTACGACCTGCTCATCCAGTCCGAGAGCGGGTCGTGCAGCATCACCGGCACACCCGGCAACCCCTCAAAACCGGGAATTCCGGTGGCGGACATCGCCACCGGCCTGTACGCCTACTCTGCGGTGCTCGCGGCGCTGTACGACCGTGAACGCACCGGCAACGGCGGCCGTATCCCGATCGCGATGCTCGATGTCGCTGCCGAGATGATGGGCTTCGCACTGAATCAGGTTCTTCACGGTGCTCCGGAGCCGGTACCCGTGGGGATGGGCTCGCCGATGGTCGCGCCGTACGGCGCGTACACCACCGCGGACGGGCGTACCGCCGTGCTGGGTACGACCAGCGACCGTGAGTGGCGGCGACTGGCGACGATGATCGGCCGTCCGGAACTGGCTGACGAACCGCGATACGCGCACAACGACGATCGTGTAGAGGTGCGTGCGGAACTCGACGGCATCGTCGGCGCATGGTGTTCGTCCAGGACCCTCGAGGAGATCCGTTCCGCCGCAGACGACGCCGGAATCGGCAACGCCCAGCTCAACACGGTCCGTGACCTGGCTGATCATCCTCAGCTCCGCGACCGGGGTAGATGGCGAGACGTCGGAACCCCGTCGGGACCGGTGCCGGCACTCCGACCACCGGCACTTGCCCAGGATTGGCCGGTCCGAAACGGGTCGGTGCCCGCACTCGGAGAGCACACCGATGCGATCCGCGACGAGTTCGGTGCAGCCCGGATTTCGGCAAACGTAGACTGA
- a CDS encoding CaiB/BaiF CoA transferase family protein: MQHKPLEGIRILELGGYISLPYGTSILCALGAEVVKLERPVHGEDFRRQANDTSPYFRQYNTGKRSVSVDLKSEAGVDFVKKLVPNFDVVLENMRPGKVVGLGLGPDACRALRSDVVYGSVTGFGASGPLADRPAYDTIGQAFGGLYSLFGDQGRPQLAGGISADLVTGLTCAMGVLAALVGRLRTGRSQHLETSIMEAVSTLTIDGITQAFELGQDPTRTSRHPQAQNFCVPTSSGEFLAIHLSSSQKFWASLCRAIGRVDLTEDERFATYAARVVNFSDLVPIVEARFAEHPNDYWQKLLTEEDVPFAPVLTMSGYLENEQVEHLNLIDREPDGLALVRPPWSFDGERPERTGRAPRVGADTREIALEVLSDDQVDDLLSRGVLYADEA; encoded by the coding sequence ATGCAGCACAAACCACTCGAGGGTATTCGCATCCTCGAACTCGGTGGGTACATCTCCCTCCCCTACGGAACATCGATCCTCTGCGCGCTCGGTGCCGAGGTCGTCAAGCTCGAGCGACCGGTGCATGGCGAGGACTTTCGCAGGCAGGCCAACGACACGAGCCCCTACTTCCGCCAGTACAACACGGGAAAGCGCAGTGTCTCAGTCGATCTGAAGTCCGAGGCCGGTGTCGACTTCGTGAAGAAGCTGGTGCCGAACTTCGATGTCGTGCTGGAGAACATGCGTCCCGGCAAGGTCGTCGGGTTGGGACTGGGACCCGACGCCTGCCGTGCCCTGCGGTCCGACGTCGTATACGGATCGGTCACCGGATTCGGTGCGTCGGGACCGCTGGCCGACCGGCCTGCGTACGACACGATCGGTCAGGCGTTCGGCGGGCTCTACTCGCTCTTCGGTGACCAGGGCCGCCCACAGTTGGCGGGCGGTATCAGCGCCGACCTCGTCACGGGTCTGACCTGTGCCATGGGGGTTCTGGCCGCGCTCGTCGGCCGGCTGAGAACCGGACGTTCGCAGCACTTGGAGACCTCGATCATGGAGGCGGTGAGCACCCTCACCATCGACGGCATCACGCAGGCGTTCGAGCTGGGACAGGACCCGACGCGCACCAGTCGGCATCCGCAGGCGCAGAACTTCTGCGTTCCGACGTCGTCCGGCGAGTTCCTGGCGATCCACCTGTCGTCGTCGCAGAAGTTCTGGGCCTCGTTGTGCCGCGCGATCGGACGCGTCGACCTGACCGAGGACGAGCGCTTCGCAACCTACGCCGCGCGCGTCGTCAACTTCTCCGACCTGGTGCCGATCGTCGAGGCCCGGTTCGCCGAACATCCGAATGACTACTGGCAGAAGCTCCTCACCGAGGAGGACGTTCCCTTTGCTCCGGTCCTCACGATGTCGGGATATCTCGAGAACGAACAGGTCGAACACCTGAACCTCATCGACCGCGAACCCGACGGTCTGGCTCTTGTCCGTCCGCCGTGGTCCTTCGACGGCGAACGTCCGGAACGGACGGGGCGCGCCCCGCGGGTCGGCGCGGATACACGCGAGATCGCGCTCGAGGTGCTCTCCGACGATCAGGTCGACGACCTGTTGTCGCGCGGCGTTCTCTACGCCGACGAAGCCTGA
- a CDS encoding GntR family transcriptional regulator, with translation MALHDRSKRQQLPEEVATYVREMIISGEARAGEFLRIERIADAVGVSTTPVREGLLMLRSEGFVEMVPRRGFVVAPFTKQDVRDLFWAQAQLAGELTARAAKNLTPAQLDALEAILISLEKAIEADDKDKIAQLGHSFHREINLAAESPRLARLLQTVTTNLPNRFYATIEGHVTTTREEHPAILEALRKRSSKKARQLMEAHILDGADHLIELLDERGLWSGQQDVEAG, from the coding sequence ATGGCCTTGCACGACCGCTCGAAGCGACAGCAGCTTCCTGAAGAGGTCGCAACGTATGTCCGCGAGATGATCATCTCCGGAGAGGCGCGCGCCGGGGAGTTCCTGCGAATCGAGCGGATCGCCGACGCTGTGGGAGTGAGCACGACCCCGGTGCGTGAGGGACTCCTGATGCTGCGCAGCGAAGGCTTTGTCGAGATGGTGCCACGACGCGGTTTCGTCGTCGCGCCGTTCACGAAGCAGGATGTCCGCGACCTCTTCTGGGCGCAGGCGCAGCTGGCCGGGGAGCTGACCGCTCGGGCGGCGAAGAACCTGACTCCCGCCCAGCTCGACGCGCTGGAGGCGATCCTCATCTCGCTCGAGAAGGCGATCGAGGCCGACGACAAAGACAAGATCGCACAGCTGGGTCACTCCTTCCATCGCGAGATCAATCTTGCGGCGGAGTCCCCGCGACTGGCCAGGCTGCTGCAGACCGTGACAACCAATCTTCCCAATCGCTTCTACGCGACGATCGAAGGCCACGTCACCACCACTCGGGAGGAGCATCCGGCGATCCTCGAGGCCCTGCGCAAGCGCTCGTCCAAGAAGGCGAGGCAGCTGATGGAGGCTCACATCCTCGACGGCGCCGACCATCTCATCGAGCTACTCGACGAGCGCGGGCTCTGGAGCGGCCAGCAAGACGTCGAGGCGGGTTAG
- the dctP gene encoding TRAP transporter substrate-binding protein DctP — MLKHWKSLAAVAILVATVAGCSARATGPSDVTLVFSDGFSSTHPVGRGGAQPFLQYLEDHGPGVGLDVEYFGAGQLGKQRDALHLLRSQAVDITPVFPSYHANSIPMSSVSELPGLIDDPCAGINALLPMVEEGGTLYESEFKDQGVLPLWGVLIPGYEVLTADRRVSTPDDMDGLMIRSPGGVGDRIISALGAAPVSLANTDLYEGVARKTVSGAMLSILSVPSYSLEEVLSYSTRGAKLSATTILYSISDALWHTLTRDQQDVLRAASMAAQAGACTEVLDANDAAVAKIREAGVKFTEVEGKLAQQWTDALAPVRDEWVDDLASVGLPATEVLDEFERRLAKESQ, encoded by the coding sequence TTGCTCAAACATTGGAAATCGCTTGCCGCGGTGGCGATCCTCGTCGCGACGGTCGCCGGCTGCAGCGCGCGGGCTACCGGTCCATCCGACGTGACCCTTGTCTTCTCCGACGGATTCTCGTCCACCCACCCGGTCGGGCGTGGCGGCGCGCAACCATTCCTGCAATACCTCGAGGACCACGGGCCCGGTGTCGGTCTCGACGTCGAGTACTTCGGCGCGGGACAGTTGGGAAAGCAGAGGGATGCTCTGCATCTTCTGCGGTCGCAGGCCGTGGACATCACGCCGGTCTTTCCCTCCTACCATGCGAACTCGATCCCGATGTCGAGTGTCAGCGAACTACCCGGGCTGATCGACGATCCGTGCGCAGGGATCAACGCGCTTCTACCGATGGTGGAAGAGGGCGGCACTCTCTACGAGTCGGAGTTCAAGGACCAGGGTGTCCTGCCGTTGTGGGGAGTGTTGATCCCCGGGTATGAGGTCCTGACCGCCGACCGGCGCGTGTCGACGCCCGACGACATGGACGGGTTGATGATCAGGTCGCCGGGGGGTGTCGGCGACCGGATCATCAGCGCCCTCGGGGCTGCGCCCGTATCGCTTGCGAACACCGACCTCTACGAAGGGGTTGCTCGCAAGACTGTTTCCGGCGCAATGCTCTCGATATTGAGTGTGCCGTCGTACAGCCTCGAAGAGGTGTTGAGCTACTCGACGCGAGGCGCCAAGTTGAGTGCGACGACGATTCTCTACAGCATCAGCGACGCCCTGTGGCACACCCTCACACGTGACCAGCAGGATGTTCTGCGGGCCGCGTCGATGGCCGCGCAAGCGGGTGCGTGCACCGAGGTCCTTGATGCCAATGACGCTGCGGTGGCGAAGATCCGAGAGGCCGGCGTCAAGTTCACCGAGGTCGAGGGAAAGCTGGCGCAGCAATGGACCGACGCGCTGGCGCCGGTTCGTGACGAGTGGGTGGACGACCTCGCCTCCGTCGGCTTGCCCGCAACCGAGGTTCTGGACGAGTTCGAACGGCGTCTGGCAAAGGAGTCGCAATGA
- a CDS encoding TRAP transporter small permease produces MTEFLVHRTLRSSATPTNVGYLTEEHPRLDRLQNGISAICAVLAGASILAIVVLTLVEALSRTAFSSPLGWSVGFIEQYLLTATAFFGIVTAYRSGAHVAVVSVYNKLGERARKVCLIVSHSVVIIGMLAIGLAGLDATIFAITSGEGPVPGSSEIPLPSWVWRSIVPIAMAMGLVVVIIDLYRELFSPWDLPATHYDSGDAVDSALEEAGVVSPNELSDPDESADPRKHDPRKPQEEIR; encoded by the coding sequence ATGACCGAGTTTCTTGTCCACCGAACCCTTCGGAGTTCGGCAACGCCCACGAACGTGGGCTACCTGACCGAGGAGCATCCCCGACTCGACCGGTTGCAGAACGGGATCTCGGCGATCTGCGCGGTCCTCGCCGGTGCGTCGATCCTGGCGATCGTCGTCCTGACGCTCGTGGAGGCCCTGTCTCGAACGGCGTTCTCGAGCCCCCTCGGCTGGTCGGTGGGGTTCATCGAGCAGTACCTGCTCACCGCCACCGCGTTCTTCGGCATCGTGACCGCTTACCGGAGCGGCGCCCACGTCGCCGTGGTGAGCGTGTACAACAAGCTGGGGGAGCGCGCGCGCAAGGTCTGTCTGATCGTCTCGCATTCGGTGGTCATCATCGGGATGCTCGCCATCGGGCTCGCGGGTCTCGATGCCACGATCTTCGCGATCACCAGTGGTGAAGGTCCGGTTCCCGGTTCATCTGAGATCCCGCTGCCGAGCTGGGTGTGGCGTTCGATCGTCCCGATCGCCATGGCGATGGGTCTGGTCGTCGTGATCATCGACCTCTATCGAGAGTTGTTCTCGCCGTGGGACCTTCCGGCCACCCACTACGACTCCGGTGACGCTGTGGACAGCGCCCTCGAAGAGGCGGGCGTGGTGTCGCCGAACGAGCTGTCGGATCCGGACGAGTCAGCTGACCCCCGGAAGCATGATCCCCGGAAGCCTCAGGAGGAGATCCGATGA
- a CDS encoding TRAP transporter large permease, with the protein MIALLLLVILIGLIIIRVPVSFAIMAAGLVGLVVMSGGQLGAVNGIMEVIPVSSVQTLSLSAIPLFILMAHFMLMSGLMDSLFDAGRTFFGRTPGGTGIASTLAGVGFSAVSGSSTAAAATLAKTTSTRMIEEGYRPTTATGIVASVGTLAGMIPPSIILVFYAVTAEANVGDLIIAGIVPGLIIAAALMITMFIPILFDPSSVPAGQPSPVSEKLKKIVPALPIAIIFAVVVGAIYFGLATPTESAAIGCLAAFLLVVARRRGTWQGFVDALIETVKTSAMIFAIVIAAHVFGHAFTETKVAERLLEWVGELGVPSLVIMGMLLLMYLVLGFFMDQVAIIALTVPIVLPLVESLGYDAVWFGIFVVLMGEIGLITPPLGLNVFVVARAAGRDTVEVFRGSAPYAGAMVVVAIVFVLWPELVLWLPNLM; encoded by the coding sequence ATGATTGCACTGCTCCTACTCGTCATACTGATCGGCCTCATCATCATCCGGGTCCCGGTGTCGTTCGCGATCATGGCGGCAGGCCTCGTCGGGCTGGTCGTCATGTCCGGGGGCCAGCTCGGCGCGGTGAACGGAATCATGGAAGTGATTCCGGTGAGTTCTGTTCAGACTCTGTCGCTCTCGGCGATCCCGTTGTTCATTCTGATGGCCCATTTCATGCTGATGTCTGGGCTCATGGACTCCTTGTTCGACGCGGGGCGTACGTTCTTCGGCCGAACTCCGGGCGGCACGGGAATTGCGTCGACGCTTGCGGGAGTCGGCTTCTCGGCGGTCTCGGGATCGTCGACGGCGGCCGCCGCGACCCTGGCGAAGACCACGAGCACCAGGATGATCGAGGAAGGCTATCGCCCCACGACGGCGACCGGAATCGTCGCGTCGGTGGGCACACTGGCCGGGATGATCCCGCCCAGCATCATCCTCGTCTTCTATGCGGTGACAGCGGAAGCCAACGTCGGTGACCTGATCATCGCGGGAATCGTCCCCGGTCTCATCATCGCGGCTGCGTTGATGATCACCATGTTCATCCCGATCCTCTTCGATCCATCCAGTGTTCCTGCGGGGCAACCATCTCCGGTGTCGGAGAAGCTGAAGAAGATCGTGCCGGCGCTGCCCATCGCCATCATCTTCGCCGTGGTGGTCGGGGCAATCTATTTCGGTCTCGCGACACCGACGGAATCGGCCGCCATCGGCTGTCTGGCCGCCTTCCTCCTCGTCGTCGCACGGCGACGTGGAACCTGGCAGGGTTTCGTCGATGCGCTCATCGAAACCGTGAAGACCAGTGCCATGATCTTCGCGATCGTGATTGCCGCCCACGTGTTCGGGCACGCTTTCACCGAGACCAAGGTCGCCGAACGTCTTCTCGAGTGGGTGGGGGAGCTCGGCGTACCCTCGCTCGTCATCATGGGCATGCTTCTTCTGATGTACCTTGTGCTCGGATTCTTCATGGATCAGGTCGCGATCATCGCCCTCACGGTCCCGATCGTCCTCCCGCTCGTGGAGTCCCTGGGTTACGACGCGGTGTGGTTCGGTATCTTCGTCGTGCTCATGGGTGAGATCGGCCTGATCACGCCGCCGTTGGGTCTCAACGTCTTCGTGGTCGCGAGGGCTGCGGGACGGGATACCGTCGAGGTCTTCCGGGGCTCGGCGCCGTACGCCGGGGCGATGGTGGTCGTGGCGATCGTGTTCGTCCTGTGGCCCGAACTGGTTCTCTGGTTGCCGAATCTGATGTGA